The Corynebacterium marinum DSM 44953 genome contains the following window.
TGAGCTCGGCGGTGAAGCCGTGGTTGCGGGCGAGGTTCTCCACGACGGTGCGCAGGCGGCACAGTTCCTCGTCGGTGCCCGTGATGAGCTGGTTGCAGGCGATGCGCGGGCCGTCGCCGGCGTCGTCGCAGCGCCGCCAGGCGGTGAACCACTCGGCGGTGAGCGGATCGGCGTCGGCGTAACTGATCTCGGAATCGCTGGGGATGCAGACAACCATGGCGGTCTCGACGCGCGAGCGCACGGCACACGGCATACCCGTGATGTTGAGCACGGCGGTGCGTGCGACATCGGACGCGAACGCCGGGTAGGCGGGTGCGTCGGGGGTCTCCCACGGATGGTCCGGTACCGAGGAATCGGCGGCGCCCAACCAACGTGCGAGCGTAGGTGCAAGGGTGGTCATGTCGAAAATCCTTCGGCAGTAAAACGACCACCGCCCTGGATCAATTCAGAAAATCCGGAACGGCGTAAGACGAGGTTCGTCTTCCCCAACGGCCTCGTTTGCACTTCCCTCAGTGTCAGCCCCTGGAATCACACCTGCAACTCTAAACCCCCACTTCAACCCCCGTTTCTTCAAGTTGAAGTTGAGAGTTATGGGTCAAGACAGGTGGCCACAATGAAACCGCTCCCGGCCGGAGGATCGGCTGGGAGCGGCTCGGGAAGTAGAGGCGGGGGACTTCGAGCCCCCCCCACAGCAGGAAAGGCCTTAAAGGCTGACGTTGAACACCAGGGGAACCAGGGTGTGCAGGACGATCATGATCAGCACCAGGGAGATCATGTTCAGCCACACGCCGGCCTTCACCATCTGCTTGATGGTGATTTCCCCGGACCCGAAGGCCACGGCGTTGGAGGGGGTCGCGACCGGGAGCATGAAGGCAGAACAGACGGCCAGGGTGACGGCGATCGTCATGATCAGGGGGTCCATGCCCACGCCCACGGCCACGGCGCCGAAGATCGGGAAGAAGGCGGCCGCGGTCGCGGTATTGGACGTCAGCTCGGTCAGCGCCAGGCCGACGAGGATGACCACCAGGACGATGACCCAGTTGGGCAGATCTGCCAGGCCGGACACCTGGGATCCCACCCACTCCGAGAGCCCCGTGTTGGTGAACATCGCCGAAAGTGACAGACCTCCACCGAAGAGGAGCAGCAGCCCCCAGGGGACCTCGCGGGAAGTGGACCAGCTGAGCAGAGCAGGGCTTTTGGGGTTGATGCTGCGTTTTTCGGCGGGCACGATGAAACACGCCACAGCGGCGGCGATGGCGACCTGGGTATCAGAGATGGACGCGAGGAACGGCAGATACTCCTCCACCACGGCGATGTCTGCAATGAAGGGCACCGCCACCCAGAAGAAGATGGCCGCCAGGAAGATCAGGCCGACCCGCTTTTCCGACGTCCTCATCGCCCCGAGGTTCCGGTATTCCTCCCGGATCATCTCCTTGCCACCCGGAATCTCATTGACCTCCGGACGGAAAACAAACTTGGTCAGCACCAACCAGGCCACCGCCACCATGACCACAGCCCACGGCACACCGATGAGCATCCACTGCGCGAAGCCCATGTCGAAGTCCTGCGATTCCAGCAGGTAAGCCTTCATCAGTGCCATCGGCGGCTGGCCGATGACCGTAGCCGTGGAACCGATGGTCACGCCGTAGGCGACGCCCAGGAGCATGGCGGCGGAGAATTTCTTACCGGCTGCCCGGCTGTCCACCTTCCGCACCAGCTGGATGATGGACGACGCAATGGGCACCATGATCACCGCGGTCGCGGTGTTGGACACCCACGCGGAAATAAACGCCGAGGCGATCATCAGCCCGAGCACGATCTGGGCAGGCTTCGTGCCCACCGCCCTGATGGTCAGCAACGCCACCCGCAGGTGCAGGTTGGACTTCTCGGTGGCCAGCCCGAGGATTACGCCGCCCATGACCAGGAAGACCACGGAGTTGGCGTAGGGGCCGGCAACCTCAGCCATGGTCCCCGCACCGACGAGGGGGAAGAGGACCAGAGGAAGCAGTGAGGTCACGGGAATGGGCACTGCCTCTGTCATCCACCACAGCGCCATCCAGATCGCGATACCGGCGACGGCCCGCCCCCCGAAGGAAAGACTCTCCGGCAGCAGCAGCGTAATGATCACGGCAACCACAGGGCCGGCGAGGATCAGCCACCAATTTCGGTCGTTGCTGGAATCCATGGGGTCCTGGGCCCGCGGGGATGCGGTGGACTTTTCAGTGGCAGGGGAATTATTCGACTGGTCACTCATTGGTCACCTCTTATGATGCGGATCATGAGGGAGCACCTTACATGTCGCATCACACAAGAAAGCATTAAGACGACCGCCTCCCCCCGTGCCGCCGAGACGAGAAATCCCCGCCGGCCCGAAAACGGGCGGGCAGGGATTTGTGTGGGGCCAGCGGGACTTGAACCCGCGACCTACGGATTATGAGTCCGCGGCTCTAACCAACTGAGCTATAGCCCCCTGCATGTAACCCGGTCAGTATATCGGCACCCGGTAGCCGCCACGGCAATGACCTGCCCGCAAGCCTCACCGCGTCAAACACGGCCAGACTCCCCCACACTCGAAATGCTTTTCTAGCTGGCGATTTGGCACCCCAGGCAAGCTGCCTTATAGTTGTAAATC
Protein-coding sequences here:
- a CDS encoding SLC13 family permease; the encoded protein is MDSSNDRNWWLILAGPVVAVIITLLLPESLSFGGRAVAGIAIWMALWWMTEAVPIPVTSLLPLVLFPLVGAGTMAEVAGPYANSVVFLVMGGVILGLATEKSNLHLRVALLTIRAVGTKPAQIVLGLMIASAFISAWVSNTATAVIMVPIASSIIQLVRKVDSRAAGKKFSAAMLLGVAYGVTIGSTATVIGQPPMALMKAYLLESQDFDMGFAQWMLIGVPWAVVMVAVAWLVLTKFVFRPEVNEIPGGKEMIREEYRNLGAMRTSEKRVGLIFLAAIFFWVAVPFIADIAVVEEYLPFLASISDTQVAIAAAVACFIVPAEKRSINPKSPALLSWSTSREVPWGLLLLFGGGLSLSAMFTNTGLSEWVGSQVSGLADLPNWVIVLVVILVGLALTELTSNTATAAAFFPIFGAVAVGVGMDPLIMTIAVTLAVCSAFMLPVATPSNAVAFGSGEITIKQMVKAGVWLNMISLVLIMIVLHTLVPLVFNVSL